A stretch of Halocalculus aciditolerans DNA encodes these proteins:
- a CDS encoding glycosyltransferase, producing the protein MTLRRWTARVAFAVAVVALLAVGYLPGSNPLPVVGVPEAAFSFASFAAFILVSGVVFAYKFRTEPRADPADDPVTAVVPTYRDAQVLHRSVESLAAVDHPVDITVVVEPDDAAGRERARELAADHDAVSVLVNPDPGTKAAGVNAAIDAADTDLYGVFDADQEVDADFFRRVTGFLDRYDVVQTRFVPRPSGVVESLAYYEFMLFGHCFRQLLYAFTGFRMATSKALVFSDAAVANTGGYDPDMISEDYDFAHRCYLAGVDVKMLYTTTVREESAHTLADWWGQRKRWMTGNVQVLHRLLSTAARRPDHPRSYVSLGVGVASIGGSAFLLTIVGKLPVLADLDLLWVAALPVLAIYAVAIGIRRVDDYPLGWDWLLTPLVLPFFSLIAVMAFADYLLDFSGEWFAVEKGE; encoded by the coding sequence ATGACCCTCCGCCGGTGGACCGCTCGCGTGGCCTTCGCCGTCGCCGTCGTCGCCCTCCTCGCCGTCGGCTACCTCCCCGGCAGCAACCCGCTCCCGGTCGTCGGCGTCCCCGAAGCCGCGTTCAGCTTCGCGTCCTTCGCCGCGTTCATCCTCGTCTCGGGCGTCGTCTTCGCCTACAAGTTCCGCACCGAACCCCGCGCCGACCCCGCGGACGACCCCGTCACCGCCGTCGTCCCCACGTACCGCGACGCCCAGGTCCTCCACCGCAGCGTCGAATCGCTCGCCGCCGTCGACCACCCCGTCGACATCACCGTCGTCGTCGAACCCGACGACGCCGCCGGCCGCGAACGCGCCCGCGAACTCGCCGCCGACCACGACGCGGTCTCCGTCCTCGTCAACCCCGACCCCGGCACGAAAGCCGCCGGCGTCAACGCCGCCATCGACGCCGCCGACACCGACCTGTACGGTGTGTTCGACGCCGATCAGGAGGTCGACGCGGACTTCTTCCGGCGCGTCACCGGCTTCCTCGACCGCTACGACGTCGTGCAGACGCGCTTCGTCCCCCGGCCCAGCGGCGTCGTCGAATCCCTCGCCTACTACGAGTTCATGCTCTTCGGCCACTGCTTCCGCCAGCTCCTCTACGCCTTCACCGGCTTCCGCATGGCGACCAGCAAGGCCCTCGTCTTCTCCGACGCCGCCGTCGCGAACACCGGCGGCTACGACCCCGACATGATCAGCGAGGACTACGACTTCGCCCACCGCTGCTACCTCGCCGGCGTCGACGTCAAGATGCTCTACACCACCACCGTCCGCGAGGAATCCGCACACACCCTCGCCGACTGGTGGGGGCAGCGCAAACGCTGGATGACCGGGAACGTCCAAGTCCTCCACCGCCTCCTCTCGACCGCCGCGCGCCGCCCCGACCACCCGCGGAGCTACGTCTCCCTCGGCGTCGGCGTCGCCTCCATCGGCGGCAGCGCCTTCCTCCTCACCATCGTCGGGAAACTCCCCGTCCTCGCCGACCTCGACCTCCTCTGGGTCGCCGCCCTCCCCGTCCTCGCCATCTACGCCGTCGCCATCGGCATCCGCCGCGTCGACGACTACCCCCTCGGCTGGGACTGGCTCCTCACCCCCCTCGTCCTCCCCTTCTTCAGCCTCATCGCCGTCATGGCCTTCGCCGACTACCTCCTCGACTTCTCCGGCGAATGGTTCGCCGTCGAAAAAGGCGAGTGA
- the ilvD gene encoding dihydroxy-acid dehydratase — protein sequence MEENGEKDPSLRSSEVTSGPERAPHRSMFRAMGYDDEDLSSPMIGVANPAADITPCNVHLDDVADAAVEGVDRGGGMPIEFGTITISDAISMGHEGMRASLISREVIADSVELVAFGERLDGLVTVAGCDKNLPGMMMAAIRTDLPSVFLYGGSIMPGEHGGREVTVQNVFEAVGTHAAGDMTDEELEDLERNACPGAGSCGGMFTANTMASLAETLGLAPLGSASPPAESGARIRTGKTAGELAVEAVEAGRKPSDILSRESFENAIAVQVALGGSTNGVLHLLALAAEAGIDLDIQDFNEISGRTPKIANLQPGGERVMKDLDSYGGVPVIIRRLLDGGYLHGDAMTVTGRTIAEELETLDLPPDDQIDATFLRSVDDPFHEEGAIKVLSGNLAPDGAVLKVTGEDDFRHVGPARVFESEEDAMETVQNGGIASGDVIVIRNEGPQGGPGMREMLGVTAAVVGQGHEDDVAMVTDGRFSGATRGPMLGHAAPEAAAGGPIAAIEDGDVVTVDVPNRELSVDLSEEELDERMEDWEPADHGYDGGVLRKYGDLFGSAANGAVTNPAVKRDD from the coding sequence ATGGAAGAGAACGGGGAGAAGGACCCGAGTCTGCGGTCGAGTGAGGTGACGAGCGGGCCGGAGCGCGCGCCGCACCGGTCGATGTTCCGAGCGATGGGATACGACGACGAGGACTTGTCGTCGCCGATGATCGGGGTGGCGAATCCGGCGGCGGACATCACGCCGTGTAACGTGCATCTCGACGACGTCGCGGACGCGGCCGTCGAGGGCGTGGACCGCGGCGGCGGGATGCCCATCGAGTTCGGGACGATCACGATTTCGGACGCGATTTCGATGGGGCACGAGGGGATGCGGGCGAGCCTCATCAGTCGCGAGGTCATCGCGGACTCCGTCGAGCTGGTGGCGTTCGGTGAGCGCCTCGACGGCCTCGTGACGGTGGCGGGCTGCGATAAGAACCTCCCGGGGATGATGATGGCCGCGATTCGGACGGACCTCCCGTCCGTCTTCCTCTACGGCGGCTCCATCATGCCGGGCGAGCACGGGGGCCGCGAGGTCACAGTGCAGAACGTCTTCGAGGCGGTGGGGACGCACGCGGCGGGCGACATGACCGACGAGGAGCTCGAGGACTTAGAGCGGAACGCGTGTCCGGGCGCTGGCTCCTGCGGCGGGATGTTCACGGCGAACACGATGGCGTCGCTGGCGGAGACGCTGGGGCTCGCGCCGCTCGGGAGCGCGAGCCCGCCGGCGGAGTCGGGGGCGCGCATCCGTACGGGGAAGACCGCGGGCGAGCTCGCCGTCGAAGCCGTCGAAGCGGGCAGAAAACCGAGCGACATCCTCTCGCGGGAGTCGTTCGAGAACGCCATCGCGGTGCAGGTGGCGCTCGGCGGGTCGACGAACGGCGTCCTCCATCTGCTCGCGCTCGCCGCGGAGGCGGGCATCGACCTCGACATTCAGGACTTCAACGAGATAAGCGGCCGGACGCCGAAAATCGCGAACCTCCAGCCGGGCGGGGAGCGCGTGATGAAGGACCTCGACAGCTACGGCGGCGTCCCCGTGATTATCCGCCGACTCCTCGACGGCGGCTACCTCCACGGCGACGCGATGACGGTCACGGGCCGCACCATCGCGGAGGAGTTGGAGACGCTCGACCTCCCGCCGGACGACCAGATCGACGCGACCTTCCTCCGGTCCGTCGACGACCCCTTCCACGAGGAGGGGGCCATCAAGGTGCTCTCCGGGAATCTCGCGCCGGACGGCGCGGTGCTCAAGGTCACGGGCGAGGACGACTTCCGGCACGTCGGCCCCGCGAGGGTCTTCGAATCCGAGGAGGACGCGATGGAGACGGTGCAGAACGGCGGTATCGCGTCCGGCGACGTCATCGTCATCCGGAACGAGGGGCCGCAGGGCGGCCCCGGGATGCGGGAGATGCTCGGCGTCACCGCCGCCGTCGTCGGCCAGGGCCACGAGGACGACGTCGCGATGGTCACTGACGGCCGGTTCAGCGGGGCGACCCGCGGGCCGATGCTCGGCCACGCCGCCCCCGAAGCCGCCGCCGGCGGCCCCATCGCCGCCATCGAGGACGGCGACGTCGTCACCGTCGACGTCCCGAACCGCGAACTCTCCGTCGACCTGAGTGAGGAAGAACTCGACGAACGCATGGAGGACTGGGAGCCCGCCGACCACGGCTACGACGGCGGCGTCCTCCGCAAATACGGCGACCTCTTCGGCTCCGCCGCAAACGGCGCAGTGACGAACCCCGCGGTGAAGCGGGACGACTAA
- a CDS encoding CaiB/BaiF CoA transferase family protein codes for MPPARRRDGPLDGLRVIDCSGMISGGFATAQLADFGADVVMVEHPEHEDPIREWPPFDGDTSLWWKSVGRNKRCITLDLSDERGRNLLLDLVADADLFFENFRPGTLERWNLDPDVLRGVNEELVVVRLSGYGQTGPRREKPGFGTVAEGLSGWAHVNGFPDSEPLLPPISLADLTAAQFAVQASMFAIFERDVGRGGSGEGQVIDVSLYEPLFRLFLGDVEAYDKLDRVPERTGNRHPSAAPRNVYETADGYVTLSASSQRIFENVADAIGKPGLVDDPRFADNDARIEHVDALDAEIEAWTSQRPTSEVIETMEANDAIVGPVYDIADIHEDDQYDARDDIVEVDDADVGPTKTAAAVPKFSRTPGGVDHLGPRHGEHNDAVYRDELGLDADAYAALRDDDVI; via the coding sequence ATGCCTCCTGCCCGACGGCGCGACGGCCCGCTCGACGGCCTGCGCGTCATCGACTGCTCCGGGATGATCAGCGGCGGGTTCGCCACCGCACAGCTCGCGGACTTCGGCGCGGACGTCGTGATGGTCGAACACCCCGAACACGAAGACCCCATTCGCGAGTGGCCGCCGTTCGACGGCGACACCTCCCTCTGGTGGAAGTCCGTCGGCCGGAACAAACGCTGTATCACGCTCGACCTCTCGGACGAACGCGGCCGGAACCTCCTCCTCGACCTCGTCGCGGACGCCGACCTCTTCTTCGAGAACTTCCGGCCGGGCACGCTCGAACGCTGGAACCTCGACCCCGACGTCCTCCGCGGCGTGAACGAGGAACTCGTCGTCGTCCGCCTCTCCGGGTACGGACAGACGGGGCCGCGCCGCGAGAAACCCGGGTTCGGCACGGTCGCCGAAGGCCTCTCGGGGTGGGCGCACGTCAACGGCTTCCCCGACTCCGAGCCGCTCCTCCCGCCCATCAGCCTCGCCGACCTCACCGCCGCGCAGTTCGCCGTGCAGGCGTCGATGTTCGCCATCTTCGAACGCGACGTCGGCCGCGGCGGCAGCGGCGAAGGCCAAGTCATCGACGTCAGCCTCTACGAACCGCTCTTCCGGCTCTTCCTCGGGGACGTCGAAGCCTACGACAAACTCGACCGCGTCCCCGAGAGAACCGGGAACCGCCATCCGAGCGCCGCCCCGCGGAACGTCTACGAGACCGCGGACGGCTACGTCACGCTCTCTGCGTCCAGCCAGCGCATCTTCGAGAACGTCGCCGACGCCATCGGGAAACCGGGGCTCGTCGACGACCCGCGCTTCGCCGACAACGACGCCCGCATCGAGCACGTCGACGCGCTCGACGCCGAAATCGAAGCGTGGACCAGCCAGCGCCCGACCAGCGAGGTCATCGAGACGATGGAGGCGAACGACGCCATCGTCGGCCCGGTCTACGACATCGCCGACATCCACGAGGACGACCAGTACGACGCGCGCGACGACATCGTCGAAGTCGACGACGCCGACGTCGGCCCGACGAAGACCGCCGCCGCGGTCCCGAAGTTCTCTCGCACTCCCGGCGGCGTCGACCACCTCGGCCCCCGCCACGGCGAACACAACGACGCCGTCTACCGCGACGAACTCGGCCTCGACGCGGACGCGTACGCCGCCCTCCGCGACGACGACGTCATCTGA
- a CDS encoding thiamine ABC transporter substrate-binding protein: MSDDAPRRSPSRTRRAYLAGTGAAAVAALAGCSGGGGDTTTATDTTGTTTGGTTSTAQGSRTLRVGAGESYVNAVSTSAGDWVKQEFEKRHDDVTLEWVVRDGEINDFIQRRDQGAPLGADAYVGVTPTDLVRAERVLGDDTALFTPLDSIDTSTVVDDYWFDAQKRVVPTGASHVCIVYDATQIEEPKTFDDLLADQYEGGLLLANPQTTVTGLDFLLWTVHTKGEDHYLDYWKQLMDNGAHVLKSWNASYSAYGSGEAPMVVSYSTDQIYAANSDSDLDKHRIAFPNDQGYAYIGGVGKFATTEQGGLVDEFASFLLQPDVQQRTAVLNVGVPSVENASLPEEYQQYAKRPAETVQYDVATLREHADDWRSAWARQVASN, from the coding sequence ATGAGCGACGACGCTCCGCGTCGCTCGCCCTCCCGGACGCGCCGCGCGTACCTCGCCGGGACGGGGGCGGCCGCCGTCGCCGCGCTCGCCGGCTGTTCCGGCGGCGGGGGCGACACCACGACCGCGACCGACACGACCGGCACGACGACGGGCGGTACGACGTCGACCGCGCAGGGGTCGCGGACGCTCCGCGTCGGCGCGGGCGAATCCTACGTCAACGCGGTGAGCACGAGCGCGGGCGACTGGGTCAAACAGGAGTTCGAGAAGCGCCACGACGACGTGACGCTGGAGTGGGTGGTGCGCGACGGGGAGATAAACGACTTCATCCAGCGCCGCGACCAGGGCGCGCCGCTCGGCGCGGACGCCTACGTCGGCGTCACCCCGACCGACCTCGTGCGCGCCGAACGCGTCCTCGGAGACGACACCGCGCTCTTCACGCCGCTCGACAGCATCGACACGTCGACCGTCGTCGACGACTACTGGTTCGACGCGCAGAAACGCGTCGTCCCCACCGGCGCGTCACACGTCTGCATCGTCTACGACGCCACCCAGATCGAGGAGCCGAAAACCTTCGACGACCTCCTCGCCGACCAGTACGAGGGCGGCCTCCTCCTCGCGAACCCGCAGACCACCGTGACGGGCCTCGACTTCCTCCTCTGGACCGTCCACACGAAGGGCGAAGACCACTACCTCGACTACTGGAAGCAGCTGATGGACAACGGCGCGCACGTCCTGAAGTCGTGGAACGCCTCCTACAGCGCGTACGGCAGCGGCGAAGCCCCGATGGTCGTCTCCTACTCCACCGACCAGATATACGCCGCGAACAGCGACTCCGACCTCGATAAACACCGGATCGCGTTCCCGAACGACCAGGGGTACGCGTACATCGGTGGCGTCGGGAAGTTCGCGACGACCGAGCAGGGCGGCCTCGTCGACGAGTTCGCGTCCTTCCTCCTCCAGCCCGACGTCCAGCAGCGGACCGCCGTCCTGAACGTCGGCGTTCCCTCCGTCGAGAACGCGAGCCTCCCCGAGGAGTACCAGCAGTACGCGAAACGCCCCGCGGAGACCGTACAGTACGACGTCGCGACGCTCCGCGAGCACGCCGACGACTGGCGGTCCGCGTGGGCGCGCCAGGTCGCGTCGAACTGA
- a CDS encoding thiamine-binding protein, which yields MTVTASLSVAPLDSPGVDFDAEIASAVDALDDCDVRYETHPMETTLEAETLDAVLDAAKAAAEAVDAPRVSLNLKVDHFREETLAVDEKVDRVEAHLGREARSR from the coding sequence ATGACCGTGACAGCGAGCCTGTCAGTCGCACCCCTGGACTCGCCGGGCGTCGACTTCGACGCCGAAATCGCGAGCGCCGTCGACGCGCTCGACGACTGCGACGTCCGCTACGAGACGCACCCGATGGAGACGACGCTGGAAGCCGAGACGCTCGACGCCGTGCTCGACGCCGCGAAGGCCGCGGCGGAGGCCGTCGACGCGCCGCGCGTCAGCCTGAACCTCAAAGTCGACCACTTCCGCGAGGAGACGCTCGCGGTCGACGAGAAGGTCGACCGCGTGGAAGCCCACCTCGGTCGGGAGGCGCGGAGCCGATGA
- the eif1A gene encoding translation initiation factor eIF-1A codes for MSEEQGRRNLRMPDDDELFAVVTQHNGGNHVQLRCEDGKERMGRIPGRMKYRTWISEGDVVLCEPWDWQDEKANVEWRYSEQDAEQLRREGHID; via the coding sequence ATGAGTGAAGAACAAGGGCGACGGAACCTCCGGATGCCCGACGACGACGAGCTGTTCGCGGTCGTCACCCAGCACAACGGTGGCAACCACGTCCAGCTCCGCTGTGAAGACGGCAAAGAGCGCATGGGCCGCATCCCCGGCCGCATGAAGTACCGAACCTGGATCAGCGAGGGCGACGTCGTCCTCTGTGAACCCTGGGACTGGCAGGACGAGAAAGCCAACGTCGAGTGGCGCTACTCCGAGCAGGACGCAGAGCAGCTCCGCCGCGAAGGCCACATCGACTAA
- a CDS encoding ZIP family metal transporter, with protein MTLRTVTVFAVAAVLPLVIGAALALRWRPPLRVRAELLAFASGALLVGLAFELFEPAVAVLGPLPVFVALLAGTALLVAVKSALGREDHTGLALLAGVLADGVAENLALGVALIGPAAGATPLLAGIAANNLPEALGGASAMHDAGWPARRVLLVWTATATALAAATVAGYAALADLGPLPLAVVRAFGAGAVLATLAVEIMPDAYETGGPTVAFATALGFFLAFALT; from the coding sequence ATGACGCTCCGCACCGTCACGGTCTTCGCCGTCGCCGCTGTCCTCCCGCTCGTAATCGGCGCGGCGCTCGCGCTCCGCTGGCGGCCGCCGCTCCGCGTCCGCGCCGAACTCCTCGCGTTCGCGAGCGGTGCCCTCCTCGTCGGTCTCGCCTTCGAGCTCTTCGAGCCCGCCGTCGCCGTCCTCGGTCCGCTCCCGGTCTTCGTCGCCCTCCTCGCCGGCACCGCCCTCCTCGTCGCCGTCAAATCCGCGCTCGGCCGCGAGGACCACACCGGGCTCGCGCTCCTCGCCGGCGTGCTCGCCGATGGCGTCGCGGAGAACCTCGCGCTCGGCGTCGCACTCATCGGCCCCGCCGCCGGCGCGACTCCCCTTCTCGCCGGCATCGCCGCGAACAACCTCCCCGAGGCCCTCGGCGGCGCGAGCGCCATGCACGACGCCGGCTGGCCCGCCCGCCGCGTCCTCCTCGTCTGGACCGCGACCGCGACCGCTCTCGCCGCCGCCACCGTCGCCGGCTACGCGGCCCTCGCCGACCTCGGCCCCCTCCCGCTCGCCGTCGTCCGCGCGTTCGGCGCGGGCGCGGTCCTCGCCACTCTCGCCGTCGAAATCATGCCTGACGCCTACGAGACCGGCGGCCCGACCGTCGCCTTCGCCACCGCTCTCGGTTTCTTCCTCGCCTTCGCCCTCACCTGA
- a CDS encoding lipase maturation factor family protein, whose protein sequence is MQSWGANDWLVRFLLQRGLAVVYLLAFLVAARQFRPLAGEDGLLPLGDYADRASVTESPSLFVLVPDDRLVGLAAWTGVALSVVALLAGPYWLPAPYAVPAAMALWAALWLLYLSFVNAGRVFYGYGWESMLLETGFLAVFLGAGPTAPPEFVLWLVRWLLFRNMFGAGLIKLRGDDAWRDLTAMDFHYETQPMPNAGSWFAHHLPDRFHRAEVLGNHVVELAIPFLYFAPQPYASLAALATIGFQAWLMGTGNFAWLNFLTMIQSIALFSDDTLAVALPVDAIRAALGVPTGTPAPTPTFLLVLAVALVVLVLALSVRPALNLLSRDQYMNTSFDPLRLVNTYGAFGSITRARYGLVVEGTNAENPGEGDWREYEFRGQPVKTDERPRQWAPFHLRLDWQLWFAAMRSRPGPRERWLTPFLDRLLDGDERVHRLLRDTPFPADDPPEQIRIIRYRYRFTTPEERAETGDWWRRERLDTYVPATSDPGRRTRRRFR, encoded by the coding sequence ATGCAGTCCTGGGGCGCGAACGACTGGCTCGTCCGCTTCCTCCTCCAGCGCGGCCTCGCCGTCGTCTACCTCCTCGCCTTCCTCGTCGCCGCCCGCCAGTTCCGCCCGCTCGCCGGCGAAGACGGCCTCCTCCCCCTCGGCGACTACGCCGACCGCGCGAGCGTCACGGAGTCCCCCAGCCTCTTCGTCCTCGTCCCCGACGACCGCCTCGTCGGTCTCGCCGCCTGGACCGGCGTCGCCCTCTCCGTCGTCGCCCTCCTCGCCGGCCCCTACTGGCTCCCCGCGCCCTACGCCGTCCCCGCCGCCATGGCGCTCTGGGCGGCCCTCTGGCTCCTCTACCTCTCCTTCGTCAACGCCGGCCGGGTCTTCTACGGCTACGGCTGGGAGTCCATGCTCTTAGAGACCGGCTTTTTGGCGGTCTTCCTCGGTGCCGGTCCGACCGCGCCCCCGGAGTTCGTGCTCTGGCTCGTCCGCTGGCTGCTGTTCAGAAACATGTTCGGCGCGGGCCTCATCAAACTCCGCGGCGACGACGCCTGGCGCGACCTCACCGCGATGGACTTCCACTACGAGACCCAGCCGATGCCGAACGCCGGGAGCTGGTTCGCCCACCACCTCCCCGACCGCTTCCACAGAGCTGAGGTCCTCGGAAACCACGTCGTCGAGCTCGCGATTCCCTTCCTCTACTTCGCCCCGCAGCCCTACGCCAGCCTCGCCGCTCTCGCCACCATCGGCTTCCAGGCGTGGCTGATGGGCACGGGCAACTTCGCGTGGCTCAACTTCCTCACGATGATTCAATCTATCGCGCTGTTCAGCGACGACACGCTCGCCGTCGCCCTCCCCGTCGACGCCATCCGCGCGGCGCTCGGCGTCCCCACCGGCACGCCCGCCCCGACACCCACGTTCCTCCTCGTGCTCGCCGTCGCCCTCGTCGTACTCGTCCTCGCGCTCTCCGTCCGCCCCGCCCTGAACCTCCTCTCCCGCGACCAGTACATGAACACCTCGTTCGACCCGCTCAGACTCGTCAACACCTACGGCGCGTTCGGCTCTATCACGCGCGCCCGCTACGGCCTCGTCGTCGAAGGCACGAACGCCGAGAACCCCGGAGAGGGTGACTGGCGCGAGTACGAGTTCCGCGGCCAGCCCGTGAAAACCGACGAGCGCCCCCGCCAGTGGGCCCCCTTCCACCTCCGCCTCGACTGGCAGCTCTGGTTCGCCGCGATGCGCTCGCGGCCCGGCCCCCGCGAACGCTGGCTCACCCCCTTCCTCGACCGCCTGCTCGACGGCGACGAGCGGGTGCACCGCCTCCTCCGCGACACGCCCTTCCCCGCCGACGACCCGCCCGAGCAGATACGAATCATCCGCTATCGCTACCGGTTCACTACCCCTGAGGAGCGTGCCGAGACGGGTGACTGGTGGCGGCGCGAACGCCTCGACACCTACGTCCCCGCGACCAGCGACCCAGGCCGCCGCACTCGGAGGCGGTTCCGATGA
- a CDS encoding cold-shock protein encodes MANGKVDFFNDTGGYGFISTDDADEDVFFHMEDVGGPDLEEGENIEFEIEDAPKGPRATNVVRA; translated from the coding sequence ATGGCAAACGGTAAGGTTGACTTCTTCAACGACACTGGCGGCTACGGTTTCATTTCGACTGACGATGCGGACGAGGACGTTTTCTTCCACATGGAGGACGTTGGCGGTCCCGACCTCGAGGAGGGCGAGAACATCGAGTTCGAAATCGAAGACGCACCGAAGGGCCCGCGCGCGACGAACGTCGTTCGCGCGTAA
- a CDS encoding receiver/sensor box histidine kinase — MRWFSARLGGAATTGVGLALAAVHVYGAYGLRNDPIPFALELVPIVSSAGVAAAGVAIALGRVVPRGFVARALAWMAAGTVVILALSGWMLAGTVVRGYTIQRPLIVFLNVVPFGVLAGLLVGVYDAHRLDQQRSVAQLNRINETLRVATREMVQASDRDELEQAVCDRLTDSEPYDAVWVGRYDADAERVRPTAWAGFDDDYFRSITVTVDDTPTGRGAGGRAIKTRELQCVHDVFDDPTMKPWWPHFERHGIESLAVVPITHEDTTYGFYSVYADRQSVFDERERDILAELGESLGHAIASIEAKNRLAHRERELERQNDRLAKFAAVVSHDLRNPLQVADGYLPLARETGDDEYFDRVADALDRMTTLIEDLLTLARQGEAVSDFEHVDLADVVDDAWQSAGSPDATLNHDSDLGRIPCDPGRLQQLFENLFRNALEHAGDDVTLTVGRLRPEPPQPDNTSTDASSSPDTSPSGEPARAGPSPSGEPARTGFFVADDGPGVPEPERDRVFETGYTTGEDGTGFGLNIVKEIAAAHGWTVSLTESDAGGARFEFAFDDQRTAEPNA; from the coding sequence ATGCGCTGGTTCTCGGCGCGGCTCGGCGGTGCGGCCACGACCGGCGTCGGCCTCGCCCTCGCCGCCGTCCACGTCTACGGCGCGTACGGCCTCCGAAACGACCCGATTCCCTTCGCGCTCGAACTCGTCCCCATCGTCTCCTCCGCCGGTGTCGCCGCCGCCGGCGTCGCCATCGCCCTCGGGCGCGTCGTCCCTCGGGGGTTCGTCGCGCGGGCGCTCGCCTGGATGGCCGCCGGCACCGTCGTCATCCTCGCACTGAGCGGATGGATGCTCGCCGGCACCGTCGTCCGCGGCTACACCATCCAGCGCCCGCTCATCGTCTTCCTCAACGTCGTCCCGTTCGGCGTGCTCGCCGGCCTCCTCGTCGGCGTCTACGACGCACACCGCCTCGACCAGCAGCGCTCGGTCGCACAGCTCAACCGCATCAACGAAACGCTGCGCGTCGCCACCCGTGAGATGGTGCAGGCGTCCGACCGCGACGAACTCGAACAGGCCGTCTGCGACCGCCTCACCGACTCCGAACCCTACGACGCCGTCTGGGTCGGCCGCTACGACGCCGACGCAGAACGCGTCCGCCCCACCGCGTGGGCGGGCTTCGACGACGACTACTTCCGGTCCATCACCGTCACCGTCGACGACACCCCGACCGGGCGAGGAGCGGGCGGCCGCGCCATCAAGACGCGCGAACTCCAGTGCGTCCACGACGTCTTCGACGACCCGACGATGAAGCCGTGGTGGCCGCACTTCGAACGGCACGGCATCGAATCCCTCGCCGTCGTCCCCATCACCCACGAAGACACCACCTACGGGTTCTACAGCGTCTACGCCGACCGACAGAGCGTCTTCGACGAACGCGAACGCGACATCCTCGCCGAACTCGGCGAGTCCCTCGGACACGCCATCGCCTCCATCGAAGCGAAAAACCGCCTCGCGCACCGCGAGCGCGAACTCGAACGCCAGAACGACCGCCTCGCCAAATTCGCCGCCGTCGTCTCCCACGACCTCAGAAACCCCCTCCAAGTCGCCGACGGCTACCTCCCGCTCGCCCGCGAAACCGGCGACGACGAATACTTCGACCGCGTCGCCGACGCCCTCGACCGCATGACCACCCTCATCGAAGACCTCCTCACCCTCGCCCGACAGGGCGAAGCCGTCAGCGACTTCGAGCACGTCGACCTCGCCGACGTCGTCGACGACGCCTGGCAGTCCGCCGGCTCGCCCGACGCCACCCTCAACCACGACTCCGACCTCGGCCGCATCCCCTGCGACCCCGGCCGCCTCCAACAGCTCTTCGAGAACCTCTTCCGGAACGCCCTCGAACACGCCGGCGACGACGTCACCCTCACCGTCGGCCGCCTCCGACCCGAACCCCCCCAGCCCGACAACACATCGACTGACGCATCGTCTAGTCCCGATACCTCGCCGTCTGGCGAACCGGCTCGTGCCGGTCCCTCCCCGTCTGGCGAACCGGCTCGTACCGGGTTCTTCGTCGCGGACGACGGCCCCGGCGTCCCCGAGCCCGAGCGAGACCGCGTCTTCGAGACCGGCTACACCACCGGCGAGGACGGCACCGGATTCGGCCTCAACATCGTGAAAGAAATCGCGGCCGCCCACGGCTGGACCGTCTCCCTCACCGAGAGCGACGCCGGCGGCGCGCGCTTCGAATTCGCCTTCGACGACCAACGCACCGCGGAACCCAACGCCTAA